In the genome of Pseudorca crassidens isolate mPseCra1 chromosome 14, mPseCra1.hap1, whole genome shotgun sequence, one region contains:
- the CIB4 gene encoding calcium and integrin-binding family member 4 isoform X1, which produces MAHRKAFRNYKAMQSIHDSFLKLCPHGKYYKEATLTMDQVSSLPALRVNPFRDRICRVFSHDDAFSFEDVRGMASVFSEQACPSLKIEYAFRIYGISSFQAGRKRDVRGDKDKMDVQSHRRSLLFFYRLSWKLHPATLAITSLAGTVLHGHA; this is translated from the exons CATCCACGACTCCTTCCTGAAGCTCTGTCCCCACGGGAAGTACTACAAGGAGGCCACCTTGACCATGGACCAGGTCAGCTCCCTGCCAGCTCTGAGG GTCAACCCTTTCAGAGACCGAATCTGCAGAGTGTTCTCCCACGATGATGCGTTCTCCTTCGAGGATGTGCGGGGCATGGCATCTGTGTTTAGCGAGCAGGCCTGCCCGAGCTTGAAGATCGAGTACGCCTTCCGCATTTACG GCATCTCGTcattccaggcaggaagaaaaaGGGACGTGAGAGGGGATAAGGACAAAATGGACGTTCAAAGTCACAGACGAAGTCTACTCTTCTTTTACAGACTTTCTTGGAAGCTCCACCCAGCAACTTTGGCTATAACTTCATTGGCTGGAACTGTGTTACATGGTCACGCATAG